The Meiothermus cerbereus DSM 11376 genome includes a window with the following:
- a CDS encoding thiamine diphosphokinase produces MHPFTILLNGSIVVTPRLKAQVRGSRVIVADGGMVHAQSLGLQPELWVGDFDSASPELQQAYHHIPREEHPVNKDFTDGELAIEAALARGADKLILVGALGGQTDQTMAHLLLGIRLARQGIATLLTSGSEEAHPLVPGTLQLDLPHYSRLSLLPLGGFIGLSIRGVRWPLQKAEVHLGSTRTLSNVVLGRVEIELEAGYGVVFVYPEPATL; encoded by the coding sequence ATGCACCCGTTTACCATTCTCTTAAACGGTTCAATCGTTGTAACCCCGCGGCTCAAGGCCCAGGTGAGGGGGAGCCGGGTGATTGTGGCGGATGGCGGTATGGTTCATGCCCAATCTCTGGGGCTCCAGCCGGAGTTGTGGGTGGGCGACTTCGACTCGGCCTCGCCGGAACTCCAGCAAGCCTATCACCACATACCACGTGAAGAACATCCCGTGAACAAGGACTTTACCGATGGGGAACTGGCCATCGAGGCGGCCCTGGCCCGGGGGGCCGATAAGCTGATTCTGGTAGGGGCCCTGGGGGGTCAGACCGACCAGACCATGGCCCATCTGCTGCTGGGCATCCGGCTGGCCCGCCAGGGCATTGCCACCCTGCTGACTTCAGGTAGCGAAGAGGCCCATCCCCTGGTGCCGGGGACGCTGCAGCTGGATCTACCGCACTACTCCAGGCTCAGCTTGTTGCCGCTGGGTGGCTTTATCGGCCTGAGTATCCGTGGTGTCCGCTGGCCGTTGCAAAAAGCCGAGGTGCACTTAGGCAGCACCCGCACCCTTTCCAATGTGGTTTTGGGACGGGTGGAAATTGAGCTCGAGGCCGGCTATGGGGTGGTATTTGTTTATCCGGAACCTGCAACTTTGTGA
- a CDS encoding M28 family metallopeptidase, with protein sequence MGKNVFLRAALGLVAFALLALAQAFSLERMQADLQALLAQGPRVAGTPAVAAAGEYLAAELRKVGYTVEFFPFTYSRTHDQGSSLQVGGVSFPVSSVAGSPGRRVEGPLVVVPGAGLAADFANLNLQNSIVVVRRGGIPGLEKARLAAQRGALGVILVTEEPSGTRFSFGGNSPIPGVTISSSDGEALFGLTGSRAVLDARIVTEEVQGRNVIAKRGQNPLAIVGAHYDSVPGSPGANDNASGTVTVLELARQLANSPLSERIWFMFFDGEEDGLWGSRRFVEQNLELVRGLKAMLNLDMVGVDVNVSLGIGGSQELRALADCNALQVACGSAPGGGSDHVPFAQAGVPVLFFFRGLDPNYHRPTDTVADPLLMAQTGQLVQGILQRLLR encoded by the coding sequence ATGGGTAAAAACGTGTTCTTGCGGGCGGCTTTAGGCCTGGTGGCTTTTGCGCTACTGGCGCTGGCCCAGGCCTTTTCCCTCGAGCGAATGCAGGCCGACCTGCAGGCCTTGCTAGCGCAGGGGCCGCGGGTAGCGGGCACCCCGGCGGTGGCGGCGGCGGGCGAGTACCTGGCCGCAGAACTCCGCAAGGTGGGCTACACTGTGGAGTTTTTTCCCTTCACCTACAGCCGCACCCACGACCAGGGCTCGAGCCTTCAGGTGGGAGGGGTCAGTTTTCCGGTCAGCAGCGTGGCGGGCAGCCCTGGTCGGCGGGTTGAAGGGCCGCTGGTGGTGGTACCGGGTGCGGGCCTGGCCGCAGACTTTGCCAACCTGAACCTGCAAAATAGCATTGTGGTGGTGCGCCGGGGTGGAATTCCAGGCCTGGAGAAGGCCCGATTGGCTGCCCAGCGGGGGGCCCTGGGCGTTATCCTGGTGACCGAAGAACCCAGCGGCACCCGTTTTAGCTTTGGGGGCAACAGCCCCATCCCGGGCGTGACCATCTCCTCTAGCGACGGGGAGGCGCTTTTTGGCCTGACGGGAAGTCGGGCCGTACTGGATGCGCGCATCGTGACCGAGGAGGTGCAGGGCCGCAATGTGATCGCCAAGCGGGGCCAGAACCCCCTGGCCATCGTGGGGGCCCACTACGACTCGGTGCCTGGCAGCCCGGGCGCCAACGACAACGCCTCGGGTACCGTGACGGTGCTCGAGCTGGCCCGCCAGCTGGCAAATAGCCCCCTCTCCGAGCGCATCTGGTTCATGTTTTTCGATGGGGAAGAGGATGGCCTGTGGGGCTCGAGGCGCTTTGTGGAACAGAACCTCGAGCTTGTGCGGGGGTTGAAGGCCATGCTCAACTTGGACATGGTGGGGGTGGATGTGAACGTCAGCCTGGGAATAGGCGGCAGCCAGGAACTGCGGGCCTTGGCCGACTGTAACGCCCTGCAGGTGGCCTGTGGTAGCGCACCGGGGGGTGGCAGCGACCACGTGCCTTTTGCCCAGGCCGGGGTGCCGGTGCTCTTCTTCTTCCGGGGCCTGGACCCCAACTACCACCGCCCCACCGACACCGTGGCCGACCCGCTGCTCATGGCCCAGACCGGCCAGCTGGTGCAGGGGATTTTGCAGCGCTTGCTGCGCTAA
- a CDS encoding ABC transporter ATP-binding protein encodes MLRLVGLAKGYPGFRLVLSLEVSPGQTLALLGPSGSGKSTLLRLVAGLEMPEAGQVWLDETEITPLAPEARRVGFVFQDYALFPHLTVWENIAFGLQEARWNMARIRERVAFLLELTHLEPHAQKRPDQLSGGERQRVALARALANQPRLLLLDEPLGALDLKLRQELLSELRAILRQIEVPTIVVTHDQSEAFVLAEQVALLRGGSIVQMGSPERLFRQPRNYWVASFLGHRNLFSAEQSRQLGLPARPHLLPPEAIMLGQGEEALVRERIFKGFVVALELAWRGQRLYLEGPEQGLYPGDTTRIKVDWSKVVALEEEPEHGQAQPGQPLAGPAARNHS; translated from the coding sequence ATGCTGCGCTTGGTCGGGCTCGCTAAAGGCTATCCGGGCTTCAGGCTCGTGCTTTCACTCGAGGTCAGCCCAGGGCAAACCCTGGCCTTGCTGGGGCCTTCGGGCAGCGGCAAAAGCACGCTCTTGCGGCTGGTTGCCGGTCTGGAAATGCCAGAGGCGGGTCAGGTGTGGCTGGACGAGACCGAGATCACGCCGCTGGCGCCTGAAGCGCGTCGGGTGGGGTTCGTGTTCCAGGACTATGCCCTATTCCCACACCTGACGGTATGGGAAAACATCGCTTTTGGCTTACAGGAGGCCCGCTGGAATATGGCTAGAATCCGGGAGCGGGTGGCTTTTTTGCTGGAGTTGACCCACCTGGAGCCCCATGCCCAAAAGCGCCCCGACCAGCTCTCGGGTGGCGAACGTCAGCGGGTTGCGCTGGCTCGAGCCCTGGCCAACCAGCCCCGCTTGCTGCTGCTGGACGAGCCGCTGGGGGCGTTGGATTTGAAGCTGCGGCAGGAACTGTTGTCGGAGCTGCGGGCCATCCTGCGGCAGATCGAGGTACCGACCATTGTGGTCACGCACGACCAGTCCGAAGCGTTTGTGTTGGCCGAGCAGGTGGCCTTGCTGCGGGGGGGCTCTATTGTGCAGATGGGCTCGCCCGAAAGGCTTTTTCGCCAGCCCAGGAACTACTGGGTAGCTAGTTTTCTGGGCCACCGCAATTTGTTCTCCGCGGAGCAGAGCCGTCAGCTAGGCCTCCCAGCCCGGCCACACCTGCTGCCACCAGAGGCTATAATGCTGGGCCAGGGAGAGGAAGCGCTTGTGCGAGAGCGCATTTTCAAGGGTTTTGTGGTGGCCCTCGAGCTGGCCTGGCGGGGCCAGAGGCTATACCTGGAAGGCCCGGAGCAGGGGCTTTACCCTGGCGACACTACCCGGATAAAGGTAGATTGGTCGAAGGTGGTTGCGCTGGAAGAAGAGCCGGAGCATGGGCAAGCGCAGCCAGGACAACCCCTGGCAGGCCCGGCGGCTCGAAACCATAGCTGA